In Cyanobium sp. WAJ14-Wanaka, a single genomic region encodes these proteins:
- a CDS encoding YdcF family protein gives MAPPRPGQRSRRPTTRPPKSSPPTSGRSRQRIRRPRKPWKRLFWALGAAGLLWLSRGWWWPAPPPPQLILVLGGDVAREQRAAELAQRDGLPVVVTGGSNPEYAHWLFQQRVGLPSRQVQLDYRAHDTLSNFTSLVDELRRARIRHALLVTSSDHMERALLVGRIVAGSRGIQLTPVAVPCGQSCHQEGPGKVWGDGARAVLWVITGHDIRHWLSNQPQP, from the coding sequence ATGGCTCCCCCCCGTCCGGGTCAGCGCAGTCGCCGCCCAACCACTCGCCCTCCTAAAAGCAGCCCCCCCACTAGCGGCCGCTCCCGGCAGCGCATTCGCAGGCCAAGGAAGCCCTGGAAGCGGCTTTTCTGGGCCCTAGGGGCCGCCGGGCTGTTGTGGTTGTCGCGCGGTTGGTGGTGGCCAGCTCCGCCCCCACCCCAGCTGATCCTGGTACTTGGTGGCGATGTGGCCCGGGAGCAAAGGGCAGCTGAACTGGCCCAGCGCGATGGGCTGCCGGTGGTGGTCACCGGCGGCAGTAACCCCGAATACGCCCACTGGCTGTTTCAGCAGAGGGTGGGTTTGCCATCGCGGCAGGTGCAGCTCGATTACCGCGCCCACGACACCCTCAGCAACTTCACCTCCCTGGTGGATGAGCTGCGCCGTGCCCGCATTCGCCATGCCCTCCTTGTCACGAGCAGCGACCACATGGAAAGGGCCCTGTTGGTGGGCCGGATAGTGGCGGGCAGTCGGGGTATCCAGCTCACCCCGGTGGCCGTTCCCTGCGGCCAGAGCTGCCATCAGGAGGGCCCTGGCAAGGTCTGGGGCGATGGGGCCAGGGCCGTTCTATGGGTGA
- the tsaB gene encoding tRNA (adenosine(37)-N6)-threonylcarbamoyltransferase complex dimerization subunit type 1 TsaB: MSFVAPEQADGSLVLALHSSSAVLGVGLAQGQVGQNQVGETIAVSRLSRAFPLDRALSNHLFTAVEEVCPADQWPRITRLAVAIGPGGFTGTRLTVVMARTLAQQLGVPLDGVCSGLLIARRLQIQEPTWLVQELPRRGVVAGCYGPDVSAWGGVIELEAARLYGSGLDLPPGPQLPAQPELPGDVDQLLDMACLAAAEGRPGPWQPVLPIYPTSPVHPTSSVAQQ; this comes from the coding sequence ATGAGTTTTGTAGCCCCAGAGCAGGCCGATGGCTCCCTGGTGCTGGCCCTGCACAGCTCCAGTGCCGTCTTGGGAGTTGGGCTGGCCCAGGGCCAGGTGGGCCAGAACCAGGTGGGCGAGACGATCGCTGTTAGCAGGCTCAGCCGAGCTTTCCCCCTGGATCGAGCCCTCTCCAACCATCTGTTCACGGCCGTTGAGGAGGTTTGCCCGGCCGACCAGTGGCCCCGGATTACGCGCCTGGCGGTGGCCATTGGCCCTGGGGGCTTTACTGGCACCCGGCTCACGGTGGTGATGGCCCGCACCCTCGCCCAGCAGCTGGGGGTGCCCCTCGACGGGGTTTGCTCGGGTTTGTTGATAGCCCGCAGGCTGCAGATCCAGGAGCCCACCTGGCTGGTGCAGGAGCTGCCGCGGCGTGGGGTGGTGGCCGGTTGCTATGGCCCCGATGTAAGCGCCTGGGGCGGTGTGATCGAGCTGGAGGCTGCCAGGCTTTACGGGAGTGGTTTAGATCTGCCGCCAGGCCCCCAGCTGCCGGCCCAGCCCGAGCTGCCTGGGGATGTGGATCAGCTGTTGGACATGGCATGCCTGGCCGCTGCCGAGGGCAGGCCCGGCCCCTGGCAACCCGTTTTGCCGATCTATCCCACCTCTCCGGTTCATCCCACCTCTTCGGTGGCCCAGCAGTAA
- a CDS encoding Ycf34 family protein, giving the protein MCICVDCHWIDRCQAYHAVESQHGVNHLNPAPDFVPREPRIHVQVQDLPTGEVGVEWDVRSCGSFQADPGHWARLMPGLAVPT; this is encoded by the coding sequence ATGTGCATCTGTGTGGATTGCCACTGGATCGACCGCTGCCAGGCTTACCACGCTGTGGAAAGTCAGCACGGTGTGAACCATCTCAATCCAGCTCCAGACTTTGTTCCCAGGGAGCCCCGGATCCATGTGCAGGTCCAAGACCTACCCACTGGAGAAGTGGGTGTGGAGTGGGATGTACGCAGTTGCGGCAGTTTCCAGGCCGACCCTGGCCACTGGGCGCGGCTGATGCCTGGGTTGGCAGTGCCCACATGA
- a CDS encoding CCA tRNA nucleotidyltransferase, producing MHMPPRADQQVILAGQATPSDLAALAELVRQRLAANPWPLPPSSFPPGSALVGGAVRDALLDRLRPCPDLDLVIAADAIALAKSLARQWGGTAVVLDGERCIARLVLKGWTLDLARQAGADLEEDLGRRDFSINAIACPLGQGTALVDPTGGLQDLNAGQLVAISEANLQADPLRLLRGLRLASELDFCLGAASSEWIARHAPMLGQVAGERVLAELEKLAACANGHRGLQRAMELGLMGCWQADPAGQSRLEQLGEGAASCRNFNPAETAEFLPLARLAALFAPSALGALRSSRRLQKRCGLLRQWQATLASHGGIEDLVSLENLAEMERWQLHQELEADLPALLLALPVAEARAALARWHDPSDPLFHPQSPIDGRTLQRELGIPAGRELGSLLEHLSLERAFARLPGASPEVMLACRKWLNSRRD from the coding sequence ATGCACATGCCGCCACGGGCTGATCAGCAAGTCATTCTGGCGGGCCAGGCCACCCCCAGCGACTTAGCCGCCCTGGCCGAACTGGTGCGCCAGCGCCTGGCCGCCAACCCCTGGCCCCTGCCGCCTAGCAGCTTCCCGCCGGGCAGCGCCCTGGTGGGGGGGGCCGTGCGGGATGCCCTGCTCGATCGCCTCCGCCCATGCCCCGACCTGGACCTGGTGATTGCGGCGGATGCCATTGCCCTCGCCAAATCCTTGGCGCGCCAATGGGGCGGCACCGCCGTGGTGCTGGATGGGGAGCGCTGCATTGCCCGCCTGGTGCTCAAGGGTTGGACCCTCGACCTGGCCCGCCAAGCCGGCGCCGACCTGGAGGAAGACTTGGGCCGCCGTGATTTCAGCATCAATGCGATCGCCTGTCCCCTGGGCCAGGGCACTGCCCTGGTGGATCCGACGGGCGGGCTGCAGGATCTAAACGCCGGCCAACTGGTGGCCATTAGCGAAGCCAACCTCCAAGCCGATCCCCTGCGGTTGCTGCGCGGGCTGCGCTTGGCCAGCGAACTGGACTTCTGCCTAGGTGCAGCCAGCAGCGAATGGATTGCTCGCCACGCCCCAATGCTGGGCCAGGTGGCCGGGGAGCGGGTGCTGGCGGAGCTGGAGAAGCTGGCGGCCTGCGCTAACGGTCACCGCGGCCTCCAAAGGGCCATGGAACTGGGGTTAATGGGCTGCTGGCAGGCCGATCCCGCCGGCCAAAGCCGCCTGGAGCAGCTGGGGGAAGGGGCCGCCAGCTGCCGCAATTTCAATCCGGCCGAGACAGCCGAATTCCTGCCCCTAGCCAGGTTGGCAGCCCTCTTCGCCCCCTCGGCCTTGGGGGCTCTACGCAGTAGCCGCCGTCTGCAAAAACGCTGCGGCCTCCTACGCCAGTGGCAGGCAACCTTGGCGAGCCATGGGGGCATAGAGGATCTGGTCAGCCTGGAAAACCTCGCCGAAATGGAGCGGTGGCAACTGCATCAAGAACTAGAAGCAGACCTGCCGGCCCTACTCCTGGCCCTGCCGGTGGCTGAGGCTCGGGCGGCCCTGGCCCGTTGGCACGATCCCAGCGATCCCCTATTTCACCCCCAATCCCCCATCGATGGGCGCACCCTCCAGCGGGAGCTTGGGATACCAGCGGGCAGGGAGCTCGGGAGCCTGCTGGAGCACCTCAGCCTGGAGCGGGCCTTCGCTCGCCTGCCTGGCGCCAGCCCGGAAGTGATGCTGGCCTGCCGGAAATGGTTAAACAGCCGCCGTGATTAA
- a CDS encoding RNA-binding protein, producing the protein MSIRLYVGNLPQSFEAKELEALFTAVGEGVRFKAVNDRETGACRGFGFANVDSQAMADAVIEQLNGKEFGGSSLRIEVSERRDGRGGSTPTAGGGAASPARKAVNKVVHADSVDTEAPDPRWAGELAKLKNLLDNQKAAV; encoded by the coding sequence ATGAGCATCCGCCTCTACGTCGGCAATCTGCCCCAGTCCTTTGAAGCAAAGGAGCTGGAGGCCCTGTTCACTGCCGTCGGCGAAGGGGTGCGCTTTAAGGCTGTCAACGACAGGGAAACGGGCGCCTGTCGCGGTTTTGGCTTTGCCAACGTTGACAGCCAAGCCATGGCCGATGCCGTAATCGAGCAACTCAACGGCAAGGAATTCGGCGGCAGCAGCCTGCGCATTGAGGTTTCTGAGCGCCGTGATGGCCGCGGCGGCAGCACCCCAACAGCTGGCGGCGGCGCAGCCAGCCCCGCCCGCAAGGCCGTCAACAAAGTGGTGCACGCCGACAGCGTCGACACAGAGGCTCCCGATCCCCGTTGGGCCGGCGAACTGGCCAAGCTCAAAAACCTGCTCGACAACCAAAAAGCGGCGGTTTAA